Within the Beduinella massiliensis genome, the region TGTTTTTTGTGCTGTTTTTCTTCTCGCTGGCGATCGGTTCCGCGCTGGTCTGGACGTTTGCACGCCGGCAGTACCGGCCTCTGAACAAGCTGATCGAGCTTTTGCCCCGCGCGTCGCAGCAAAAGGGCGGGAGGCTCGACGAATACCGCTATCTCGAAGAGCGGCTCAGCGACGTGTACGGCGAGAACCGGAACTACGAGAGCAGGCTGCGCCAGCAGGAGAGCGCGATGCGCAAGGTCATGCTCGGCCGTATCCTGCGCGGGCGCGTGCGCTCCATGGAGTCCGTGGACGAATCCCTGCGATTGCACGGCATTCAGTTCCCGAGCCATGAATTCGTCGTCACGCAGCTCACCCTGCAGAGCATGGAGCTGACGGACAGCGCGGAGCAGAGCGAAGAACGTGAATTTGAGCTGACGCACTTTATCATCCAGAATGTATTTGAAGAGCTCGTCCGCGCGCGTCACTGCGGATACCTGATCGACATGGACGGCGCGTTTGCGATGGTCGCCTGCCGCGACCCCGAAGCGTCGGGGGACTTTGAGGACGCCATGTACGCGGCCGCCTGCGAGGTGGTGCGCGTGCTGAAGGAGAATTTCCGCGTGGAGCTGTTCGCGGCCGTGAGCGGCGTCCACTTCGACGCCATGGGGCTCGCCGCCTGCTACGACGAGGTGACGGAGATGACGCAGTACGCCGAGCTTGTGGAGGCGCACGCGCCCGTCATGCGGTACAGCGCGTTTAATACGTCGGGCGAAAACGCGGACGCGGAGGTCGCGATGGCCGAGGGCGTGGCGCATTTTTCGCTGCTCGTGCAGCAGGGGGCGTACGAACAGGCGATGGCGTTCTTCGATTCGCTGATCGATCAGTACCTGCAGATGGATTTGAACAGCCTGAACGTGGCAAAATGCCGGATGTTCGGGCTGATCAACCAGCTTGTGCTGGCTTTCGAGGGGTTAAAGGGTCAGGTGGATGCGCAGCTCTTGGAGGAGCTTGACCCGGCGAACCGTCTGATCGGCGTGGAAAGCATCGCGCAGCTCAAGCAGGAGATGCGCGCCCTGATGGAGGCGATTACGTCGCGGCTGGCCGCGCAGGACGGCGACAGCACGCAGAGCCGCGCCCAGCAGGTCATGCATTACATCGACCTGCACTATGCGGATCCAAATCTGAGCGCTACGCTCGTCGCGGACGAGCTGGGCGTGAACCTGACCTATCTCTCGCGCGTCTTCAAGAAGCAGACGGGCATCGGCATGCTCGCGTACATCCATCAGGTTCGCATCGAGAAGGCGAAGGAACTGATGCGGCATACGGGGGACAGCATCAAGACCATCGCGCAGAAGGTCGGGTACAGCAGCAGCATGATGCTGATCCGCGCGTTCAAGCGCTACGAGGGCGTCACGCCGGGCCAGTATCGGGGCGAGTAAAGGCTGCGCGGCCCCTGACGCCGGATCAAAGGTCAAAAAGAATCGATGAACGGAGCGGATTTTTTCCCTCCGTTTTTTTGTGCTTCGGGTAAAAAATGCGTGACCAGAGGGGATGAAAAGAAAAAAACAGGCGATCTTATTCCCGGAAGGATCGGAAAATAGGTAGAAAACAGGCAATGAAACTGTGAAAAATTGATAGATTTACAGATGAAAAGCATATGCGTATACTAAATACCAGCACACGGCGGCAGGCAAACAGATCAGCCGTCGAACGAAGGAGGACCTACACAGATGAGTGGAAAGAAACTTGTATCCCTGGTGCTCTCTGCTCTGCTGGCGCTGGGCGCGGCAATGCCCCTCGCGCTCGCGGAGGATACCATGGACGTCGGCGCGACGTCCCAGGCGGCCATGATGAAGGAAATCGCCGCGATGATGCCCGACGACATTCAGCTGCCGCTGACCGATACCCCGGTGACGCTCACGTACTGGTGGCCCTGGGAGCCGGACGTGCAGAAGATGGTCACGACCGTCGCGGACACCCTGACCGCGCAGGTCATGGAGGAGTTGACGGGCGTACACATCGAGTACATCCACCCGCCGATCGGCCAGGAATCTGAGGCGTTCAGCGTGATGCTGGCCTCCGGCGACCTGCCGGACATGATCTACTTCAGCAATAACGTGAAGTACCCGGGCGGCGGCGTGACCGGCGTTGACGACG harbors:
- a CDS encoding AraC family transcriptional regulator produces the protein MRKTQSKVYWRWVCSYVVILLLPMFLCLAIFTQSREMIAAEVREVNLESLRRTQTLTDASLTEVKATLNLLVADPRVQAIAHNEGAFTAYNYLSMSQIQEQLIRYVSVNQNLKNLFIYFAAQQYTINQDGCYTLSELRSYFDVNGGPPSERFIRMQESGKESGLCRIADERTGEQHLYLFQSVAPAVSTRYGKTLVIAELNAEKLFPTENSEDTRSFVWLDAYPDYEVLEAAGFTRAQVDGLLSGGESASIVQDKKLLVTVASQTKLFHSFVLISLRKLMEKPNRLQMVFFVLFFFSLAIGSALVWTFARRQYRPLNKLIELLPRASQQKGGRLDEYRYLEERLSDVYGENRNYESRLRQQESAMRKVMLGRILRGRVRSMESVDESLRLHGIQFPSHEFVVTQLTLQSMELTDSAEQSEEREFELTHFIIQNVFEELVRARHCGYLIDMDGAFAMVACRDPEASGDFEDAMYAAACEVVRVLKENFRVELFAAVSGVHFDAMGLAACYDEVTEMTQYAELVEAHAPVMRYSAFNTSGENADAEVAMAEGVAHFSLLVQQGAYEQAMAFFDSLIDQYLQMDLNSLNVAKCRMFGLINQLVLAFEGLKGQVDAQLLEELDPANRLIGVESIAQLKQEMRALMEAITSRLAAQDGDSTQSRAQQVMHYIDLHYADPNLSATLVADELGVNLTYLSRVFKKQTGIGMLAYIHQVRIEKAKELMRHTGDSIKTIAQKVGYSSSMMLIRAFKRYEGVTPGQYRGE